From Pseudomonas sp. AN-1:
CGCTGCCGTCCCACTTCTCGTGGTGGCTGTAGGCGATGTCCTTGGCGATGCTGAGGAAGGGGATGGGGCGGCCGGCCAGCCGCTCGGCGCGGGCGATGGCCTCGCCGCCGAGACTGGCGTGGGTCTTCATCACGTCGAACTCGCGCTGATCGAGGCGGCCGGGCTTGAGCAGGATGCTGTCGGGAATGCCGATCTTGCCGATGTCGTGCAGGGGGGCGGACTTGAACAGCAGGTCGATGTTGGCGGCGGTGAGGAAGTCGGCGAAGCGCGGGTGTTCGCGCAGGTGCAAGGCCAGGGTGCGCACGTAGTGCTGGGTGCGGCGGATGTGGTTGCCGGTCTCGTTGTCGCGGGTTTCGGCCAGCGACGCCATCATCTCGATGGTCACGTCCTGCACGGCCAGCACCTCGTGCATGCGGCGGCGCACCTCCTGCTCGAGAAACGCGCTCTTGTTGCGCAGGAAATCCGCCGACGCCTTCAGCTTGAGGTGGGTGCGCAGCCGGGCGAGCATCACCGGCGGGCTGATCGGCTTGGTGATGTAGTCCACCGCGCCCAGTTCCAGGCCGCGCTCCTCGTCGTCGATGGCGGTACGGGCGGTGAGGAAGATCACCGGGATGTCGCGCAGACGTGGTTCGGCCTTGAGCTTGCGGCACACCTCGTAGCCGTCCATCTCCGGCATCATGATGTCGAGCAGGACGAGGTCGGGCTGCTCGACGGCCCCGGCGATGCGCAGCGCGGCCTCGCCGTTGTTGGCCACCTTGACCCGGTATTCCTGTTTCAGCAGGTTGCTGATCAGCACGAGGTTGTTGGGGTTGTCGTCTACCACCAGGATGGTCGGTTTCTTCTGGGCATCCA
This genomic window contains:
- a CDS encoding two-component system response regulator, with product MTMDAQKKPTILVVDDNPNNLVLISNLLKQEYRVKVANNGEAALRIAGAVEQPDLVLLDIMMPEMDGYEVCRKLKAEPRLRDIPVIFLTARTAIDDEERGLELGAVDYITKPISPPVMLARLRTHLKLKASADFLRNKSAFLEQEVRRRMHEVLAVQDVTIEMMASLAETRDNETGNHIRRTQHYVRTLALHLREHPRFADFLTAANIDLLFKSAPLHDIGKIGIPDSILLKPGRLDQREFDVMKTHASLGGEAIARAERLAGRPIPFLSIAKDIAYSHHEKWDGSGYPRGLAGDAIPVAARLMAIADVYDALISSRVYKAPMSHEEAVKIIAAGKASHFDPDVTDAFFAAQASFREIAARYADQPEPAILDDIGT